In Tripterygium wilfordii isolate XIE 37 chromosome 17, ASM1340144v1, whole genome shotgun sequence, the genomic window TTCTTTTACAGGACATGTGTACTGTAATAGTTACAATTGGAGAAAGAATTACATAATAGAAGCAGTTTACACAGTTGTAATCGTATGAGAAGAAGtcaaaattgacaaaaaaaaactgtatgagaaaaaaaaagaatgatggAACGGTCAAAGGGGAAGAAATCAATTCCTTTTCAGCAGGCCATCTTAATTCACAACACCGCAATACTTCCTGATTTCACCTTGTTTGCCTGTGAGGACCTCAATGGAGCCCATATGCACCATTGCCTTAGCAAATTTGTTGGCCCAGGTTGAACCATGCTTTGCATTGTTCACCACCATTCCTCTTGTGGAAGGACTAGCCATCAGTGTCTGGTCTGAGGTCAATACTCCGCGGTGGTGCTTCAACTCCATGTAATACTTATTGTCCAGACGAATAGGCGTAGGATCAAGCGGCACGGTTTGATCTCTGGCAGCTCCTGGAGGACACTTGTTTTTCAACATAGCTGCAAATCTAGGATCCAATGAAGGATCTTGTTTATGAGTTGCATTGAAGGCGTAGAGCCGGTTCGAGAATGAAGTGCAGTGTGAAACACCAACAGAATGTGCTCCTGATAATGTCACCATCTCATCGACTGACATCCCTTTCCGCgcaaaattttgaataatttCTTCAGCATTGAAGAAGGGAGGAGGTAAATTTTGTGTTACTTCATCTAGAATGGAGACACGCCCGTCTCGACGTCCCGCTGGAACAGCATAGTTTAGTCCTCCAACGTTGTAAGTACTGTCCCTAGCAGCAAAAGCAATAATGTCTGCACAAGACACAGTTTGTGGACATACTGCCTCAATCTGGGCTTTGGCTTCATCAATTACCTCAAAACCTGTCAAGCTTGGATTGTTAGCGGGATGGTCTCTTTCAGCTTGATTTCCTGATATGGACTTTAGCAGCACAGAACCATCACAACCCTGCAACACCAAAATTAGCCGATGAAATTTAGCAACGATTAGGCATAGAATAACCGGTTGAaatggtgatatgtatgtactTACCCTGACAAAGCAGTCATGGAAATGCATCCTTATAAGGCCAGCAGCAAAGCCTGGGTTGCGGGACAAGGCTTTATTAACTGTTTTTCGAACAATTGATTCCGCGGCTGGACAAGATGATTTATAGAAACCAACTCTAAGTGCTGATGAAGATGCAGTACCCAATGTGGAGACCAAAAGCAAGAAAACCATGCAAGGGAGCAGCATTGATTCAATGTTGGACTTAAAGCTACTGCTAGAACTCATTTTACTTACTTACAAGGCAAAGGAGGAGAGAGTTTGAAATGTATAAAAGAGCTGCAGATGGAAATGATGAAGGGAATAGGCAATTCTCTGCTTGTATTTATAGGTAGCAAAGAACTCCATTTTTGAGCAAATTTTGAagttttccaactttgaaaACTTCTGTACCTGCTCTGCATTTTAATGGGTTAATTTAGTGTTAACATTACATCACACTCTGCTCTACTTGCTCACTTGATTATAATTTATGCCCCGTCGACCATTGTTTATGTTTTGACTTTGCACGGAAATTACTTAAGAAACTTTCAGACTCAAAGTTTATATTAGATTtcctttgtattttttgttgaacTTTGATTAATTTAATCTAATTGAGTGATTGAATGTTTCACTTTCCATTGATCATTTCAGACAAATGGTTTCTGAACGCAGAGAAAACACCATTAATCAACAACAAGGGCTCTGGCAGCCAATGCAGGCTTGTTTGATTTTGACATCTACGTAAACAGTAATTGAATTTTTCCTGTCAACCCATGAAAGAGGGAGAGCAACTTGTGA contains:
- the LOC119983135 gene encoding peroxidase 5-like, giving the protein MSSSSSFKSNIESMLLPCMVFLLLVSTLGTASSSALRVGFYKSSCPAAESIVRKTVNKALSRNPGFAAGLIRMHFHDCFVRGCDGSVLLKSISGNQAERDHPANNPSLTGFEVIDEAKAQIEAVCPQTVSCADIIAFAARDSTYNVGGLNYAVPAGRRDGRVSILDEVTQNLPPPFFNAEEIIQNFARKGMSVDEMVTLSGAHSVGVSHCTSFSNRLYAFNATHKQDPSLDPRFAAMLKNKCPPGAARDQTVPLDPTPIRLDNKYYMELKHHRGVLTSDQTLMASPSTRGMVVNNAKHGSTWANKFAKAMVHMGSIEVLTGKQGEIRKYCGVVN